A genomic stretch from Vibrio coralliilyticus includes:
- a CDS encoding ricin-type beta-trefoil lectin domain protein → MKKIITLLSISVPLTAVADNARIDAFMTAFHANPQKVMDALPEKEGDEYQTMSAEELERFRDQMRETVMERAEPVIAPRFSANLNNDNPARLVDVGNALIRNLVELDSAAPDSKYLDVQPWSDTYWPLYSGAAAWRYSDRELYASDWQEYYDFSHTIKPLDSYSSEQRHLLSPAEKYDLLVGDKNFTLTKRSWDSGKGYYESQGKVERWMGLCHGWAAAAYMLPRPEKSITVPDANGEMLKFYPSDVKALGTLLWAEAPFNTRFIGGRCNIQNPEKDENGRVIEPDCVDNNPASWHLSVLNQIGITGRSMIMDATYDYQVWNQPILGYQVKYFNPETNRSSGNPADVTIAMADYKKDKFTQYRASRAVSVVGVQMVVDYMVETNPTHRNYDKPKLDGVSRVTYYYDLELDAQGNVIGGEWYQNRHPDFLWTPTPEAVAKSYYDGSGEWDVTQSVPQSWQDRAPKASRYTQPMTSVVSALFSAASGDEKPAEQWKQIATQGSQCLDVEGSSATPGARVYGWSCHSGDNQLWQLTTEGKMISKVAPGLCLDQQGSSITMETCSQRPNQTWRVENGQLKNSLDNALKWNSNSWLVQADVNGSQWSWK, encoded by the coding sequence ATGAAAAAAATCATCACCTTGTTGTCTATCTCGGTGCCTTTGACCGCTGTTGCGGACAATGCACGCATAGATGCATTTATGACGGCGTTTCACGCCAATCCGCAAAAAGTCATGGATGCGTTACCAGAGAAAGAAGGAGACGAATATCAAACCATGAGTGCTGAAGAGCTTGAGCGCTTCAGAGATCAAATGCGTGAAACAGTTATGGAAAGAGCAGAGCCAGTCATTGCTCCTCGATTCTCAGCAAACCTGAACAACGATAACCCAGCGCGTCTGGTTGATGTGGGTAACGCACTGATTCGCAATCTGGTTGAATTAGATAGTGCGGCACCAGATTCAAAGTATTTGGACGTTCAGCCATGGTCTGATACCTACTGGCCTTTGTACTCCGGTGCAGCCGCGTGGCGTTATTCTGACCGTGAACTTTACGCGTCAGACTGGCAGGAATACTACGATTTTTCACATACCATCAAACCGTTGGATAGCTACTCGAGCGAGCAGCGCCACTTACTTTCTCCGGCAGAGAAGTATGACTTATTGGTCGGGGATAAAAACTTCACGCTGACTAAGCGTTCGTGGGACTCGGGTAAAGGTTACTATGAATCTCAGGGTAAAGTAGAGCGTTGGATGGGACTTTGCCATGGCTGGGCTGCGGCGGCTTACATGCTTCCTCGTCCTGAAAAGTCGATTACAGTACCTGATGCCAATGGAGAGATGCTTAAGTTCTATCCGTCAGACGTTAAAGCTCTAGGCACACTGCTTTGGGCTGAAGCGCCGTTCAATACACGTTTTATTGGTGGTCGCTGTAATATTCAGAACCCTGAAAAAGACGAAAATGGTCGTGTTATCGAACCTGACTGTGTGGACAACAACCCAGCAAGTTGGCACTTATCTGTACTCAACCAGATCGGTATTACGGGTCGTAGTATGATTATGGATGCGACATATGATTACCAAGTCTGGAACCAGCCGATCCTTGGCTATCAGGTTAAGTACTTTAACCCAGAGACTAATCGTTCATCAGGCAATCCAGCCGATGTGACCATTGCGATGGCGGACTACAAAAAAGATAAGTTCACCCAGTATCGTGCATCACGTGCAGTCTCAGTTGTTGGTGTACAGATGGTTGTTGATTATATGGTAGAGACGAATCCAACTCATCGAAACTACGACAAGCCAAAGCTTGATGGCGTATCGCGAGTAACGTATTACTACGATTTGGAATTGGATGCGCAGGGCAATGTGATCGGAGGCGAGTGGTATCAGAATCGTCACCCTGATTTCCTTTGGACACCAACCCCTGAAGCGGTAGCGAAGTCCTACTACGATGGCAGTGGAGAATGGGATGTGACTCAGTCAGTTCCACAGAGCTGGCAAGATAGAGCGCCTAAAGCGTCTCGTTATACTCAACCTATGACTTCTGTTGTTTCAGCTTTGTTTAGTGCGGCTTCAGGCGATGAAAAACCAGCAGAGCAATGGAAACAAATTGCTACTCAAGGTAGCCAGTGTCTGGACGTTGAAGGAAGTTCTGCCACTCCGGGAGCTCGAGTATACGGCTGGAGTTGTCACAGCGGTGACAACCAACTTTGGCAACTAACGACTGAAGGTAAGATGATCAGCAAGGTAGCACCTGGTCTATGTCTGGATCAGCAAGGGTCAAGTATCACTATGGAAACTTGTAGCCAGCGCCCGAATCAGACGTGGCGAGTGGAAAATGGCCAGCTTAAAAATAGCCTAGATAACGCGTTAAAATGGAATTCCAACAGTTGGTTGGTCCAAGCTGACGTCAATGGCAGTCAGTGGTCTTGGAAATAA
- a CDS encoding S9 family peptidase produces the protein MRFPLTTLAVSVALIAGCSSQGVQTVAQPSQIELAAQQVPAPVAQKQPYVLNNHGDRRIDNYYWMRDDERKDPEILAHLEKENQYTDAVLKHTEPLQEKLFQEIKGRIAKDDSSVPVREGSYFYSNEVSGDNEYPIYQRAKDFSGTDKTVILDVNELAKEHEFFSTGGLYVSPNENLLAYGEDTLSRRIYTIRVKDITTGEYLKDKIEGASSGVAWQNDNQAFYYIKKDPQTLLGYQVYRHVLGTPQSSDELIYQEDDSAYYMSLGKSKDGEQVYIFHSSTETSGVSVIDANDPHAKAEPFYPREEGIQYSIAKLNDWYFIYTNYQAVNFRLMKVHKDQMHDRSKWQDVIAADDKTQLVDFTLFEDHLVYEQRKDGLTTVKVRQLSTGKEFPLTFNDTAFAAYMTGNRELDNSKVRIYYSSLTTPGTYYDFDLKSGESEIMKQTPVLGDFDADNYQSERIMITARDGQQVPVSLVYRKDKFKKDGTNPIYQYGYGSYGHTIDPTFRSARLSLLDRGFVYAIAHIRGSEMLGRPWYEAGKKLTKQNTFNDFIDVTKGLTEAGYGAKDKVFAVGGSAGGLLMGAVINQAPELYRGIGAHVPFVDVVTTMLDESIPLTTNEYDEWGNPNDKTYYEYMLSYSPYDNVKAQSYPNMLVTTGLHDSQVQYFEPMKWVAKLRDLKTDDNVLLFKTDMEAGHGGASGRFKRLRDNALEYAFFLDLLSEE, from the coding sequence ATGCGTTTTCCCCTAACTACATTAGCTGTATCTGTGGCGCTTATTGCTGGATGCAGCTCTCAAGGAGTTCAAACTGTGGCTCAACCATCCCAAATAGAACTCGCGGCTCAGCAAGTTCCGGCTCCAGTAGCCCAAAAGCAACCTTATGTCCTTAACAATCATGGTGATCGCCGCATAGATAACTACTACTGGATGCGTGATGATGAAAGAAAAGATCCTGAGATCTTGGCGCATTTAGAAAAAGAAAATCAATACACGGATGCGGTGTTAAAGCATACTGAACCGCTACAGGAAAAACTATTCCAAGAGATCAAAGGGCGTATTGCAAAAGATGACAGTTCAGTTCCTGTAAGAGAAGGGAGCTATTTCTATTCGAACGAAGTCTCTGGCGACAATGAGTACCCTATCTACCAGCGCGCCAAAGATTTTTCAGGGACGGATAAGACCGTTATCTTAGACGTCAATGAGCTGGCGAAAGAGCACGAATTTTTCAGTACGGGTGGCTTGTACGTTAGTCCAAATGAGAATTTGCTGGCGTACGGTGAAGATACCCTAAGCCGCCGAATTTACACCATTAGAGTCAAGGATATTACCACAGGCGAATACCTCAAAGATAAAATAGAAGGAGCGTCGAGTGGTGTCGCTTGGCAAAATGACAACCAAGCTTTTTATTACATCAAGAAAGATCCTCAAACCTTACTGGGCTATCAGGTCTATCGTCATGTGTTAGGAACGCCACAAAGCAGTGATGAGCTGATTTACCAAGAAGATGACAGCGCGTATTACATGTCTTTAGGCAAGAGTAAAGACGGCGAACAAGTTTACATCTTCCATTCAAGTACGGAGACAAGTGGTGTCTCTGTTATTGACGCTAATGATCCCCATGCTAAGGCTGAACCTTTCTACCCGAGAGAGGAAGGCATCCAATATAGCATCGCGAAACTTAACGACTGGTATTTTATCTACACCAACTATCAGGCTGTGAACTTTCGTTTAATGAAAGTACATAAGGACCAGATGCATGATAGGTCGAAATGGCAGGACGTGATTGCCGCGGATGATAAAACTCAACTGGTCGATTTTACGCTGTTTGAGGACCATTTAGTTTATGAGCAGCGTAAAGACGGCTTAACCACGGTTAAGGTGCGTCAGCTTTCGACGGGCAAGGAGTTTCCATTAACCTTTAACGACACAGCATTTGCGGCTTACATGACTGGCAACCGAGAGCTCGATAACTCAAAGGTTCGTATTTACTACAGTAGCCTGACGACGCCGGGGACGTATTACGATTTCGATCTAAAGTCAGGTGAATCTGAAATCATGAAGCAAACACCAGTACTTGGTGATTTTGATGCTGATAACTACCAATCTGAACGTATTATGATCACCGCTCGAGATGGACAGCAAGTGCCGGTGTCACTGGTTTACCGCAAGGATAAGTTCAAGAAAGACGGTACGAATCCTATTTATCAATACGGCTATGGCTCTTACGGCCACACCATTGATCCTACTTTCCGCTCAGCACGCTTGAGCCTGCTGGATCGTGGCTTCGTCTATGCAATTGCACATATCCGTGGTTCAGAAATGTTGGGAAGACCTTGGTATGAAGCGGGTAAAAAACTGACCAAACAGAATACGTTTAATGACTTTATTGATGTTACTAAAGGCTTAACGGAAGCTGGTTATGGGGCCAAAGATAAAGTGTTCGCCGTTGGTGGATCTGCGGGTGGTTTGTTAATGGGAGCCGTTATAAATCAAGCACCAGAGCTGTATCGAGGCATTGGTGCTCATGTCCCGTTTGTGGATGTAGTCACAACCATGCTGGATGAGTCCATTCCTCTGACAACCAATGAATACGACGAATGGGGTAATCCGAATGATAAGACATACTATGAGTACATGTTGAGTTACTCACCGTACGATAATGTCAAAGCGCAGAGTTATCCGAACATGTTAGTGACAACAGGCTTGCATGATTCTCAAGTTCAGTATTTCGAACCGATGAAGTGGGTCGCGAAATTACGTGATTTGAAAACGGACGATAATGTGCTGCTATTTAAAACAGACATGGAGGCGGGGCATGGTGGTGCCTCAGGTCGTTTTAAACGCTTGCGAGATAACGCGCTTGAATATGCCTTTTTCTTAGATTTGCTCAGCGAAGAGTAA
- a CDS encoding chitin-binding protein, giving the protein MKLNKLALGMAFLTGSAWGATDTTHCNPLTSDSCGLPWPSNQAFTKKDSQSDTGLRLNIKNAIFSNNFIHELPKSFTPEDIINGKNGFSVAAPVLFEFHQPFDPSSLPSDGGDSVQVFDYSLDERVPVAPLSSKPAEVKADSSHIMSVYPRARFNYGNTHIAVVTNALKSDKGHDFRPSNGVTQALSQDGSELSNFYEPYIQYLESKGITREEIVSLTVFTTVTKEEATKQFAPLKEKVLKATPKVEFDWDNSGYVHDSNEVVYSLKGRMQAMDFRDKQTGRITNKPSNVWLDFTILFPKESLSHSTPVVIYAHGLNGDQSDAKSVAAPALEDGHAVIAIDWVWHGSRAEDDSDHVGSIMKPDNAASLPGGAVQSNLDMHTLLNAINTSLQELDFLPSPDGVPDLDKSKITFLGTSLGTILGHGFLSTTAGQGLNGGFLQVPGTNFGRILTNSVTYTSDSVSWQGIVPKSATGSEASLFWSIMQTEFEIGEGVSYLDEKVTPIGMLYGLKDSFVPPYTGEAIAELANLPLLEEVLEPRDFLETAPDYRSGNGALQLNGDHLVFITKPEATETYKHWLLSVTNTNPLPRYDYVFPKSLESYQAGTQVLQEKNGNIYQCLDGQASGYCKQWSESSNQYEPGVGLYWEMAWKLVP; this is encoded by the coding sequence ATGAAACTAAACAAGTTAGCATTGGGAATGGCATTTTTAACAGGCAGCGCATGGGGAGCGACAGATACTACACACTGCAATCCGCTGACTAGCGACTCATGTGGGTTACCATGGCCAAGTAATCAGGCTTTTACAAAGAAGGATAGTCAGTCTGACACAGGCCTGCGCCTAAACATAAAGAACGCAATCTTTTCTAACAACTTCATTCACGAGTTACCAAAAAGTTTTACCCCTGAAGACATCATCAATGGCAAAAATGGATTCTCCGTCGCAGCGCCAGTGCTGTTCGAATTCCACCAGCCATTTGATCCATCAAGTTTACCAAGTGATGGCGGAGATAGCGTTCAGGTTTTTGATTACAGCCTTGATGAGAGGGTACCGGTTGCACCATTGTCCAGCAAACCTGCAGAGGTTAAAGCCGATAGTAGCCACATAATGTCAGTCTACCCAAGAGCCCGGTTTAACTACGGTAATACACATATCGCGGTGGTCACTAATGCATTGAAAAGCGACAAGGGCCATGACTTTCGTCCCTCTAACGGTGTCACACAAGCTTTAAGCCAGGATGGTTCCGAGCTCTCCAATTTCTATGAGCCTTACATTCAATACCTCGAATCTAAGGGGATCACAAGAGAAGAGATTGTATCGCTCACCGTCTTTACAACCGTGACAAAAGAAGAAGCAACCAAGCAATTTGCGCCATTAAAAGAGAAGGTGCTTAAGGCCACACCAAAAGTCGAGTTCGACTGGGATAACTCCGGCTATGTACACGACAGCAATGAAGTGGTTTACTCACTCAAAGGTCGCATGCAGGCCATGGACTTTAGAGACAAACAAACAGGCCGCATCACCAATAAGCCAAGTAATGTGTGGTTAGACTTTACCATTTTATTCCCTAAAGAGTCGCTATCTCATTCAACCCCTGTTGTCATATACGCCCACGGTTTGAATGGCGACCAGTCTGATGCCAAATCCGTTGCAGCACCAGCTCTTGAAGATGGTCATGCAGTGATCGCCATTGACTGGGTATGGCACGGTTCGCGAGCAGAAGATGATTCTGATCACGTGGGCTCAATCATGAAACCGGATAATGCCGCTAGCCTACCAGGTGGTGCCGTTCAGAGTAACCTAGATATGCACACCCTTCTCAACGCCATTAATACCTCACTGCAGGAGTTGGACTTCTTACCTTCTCCTGATGGCGTGCCTGACCTTGATAAAAGTAAGATCACTTTCCTTGGCACATCACTCGGCACCATTTTAGGCCATGGCTTCCTCTCCACGACGGCCGGTCAAGGGCTAAACGGTGGCTTCCTACAAGTACCGGGGACGAACTTTGGCCGTATTCTAACTAATTCCGTCACCTACACATCAGATTCTGTATCATGGCAAGGCATTGTTCCAAAGTCTGCAACCGGATCCGAAGCGTCGCTATTCTGGTCAATCATGCAAACTGAGTTTGAGATAGGTGAAGGAGTCAGTTACCTAGACGAAAAAGTCACTCCTATTGGCATGCTATATGGCCTGAAAGACAGTTTTGTCCCTCCCTATACTGGAGAAGCTATCGCGGAATTGGCTAACCTACCACTGCTCGAAGAGGTGCTTGAACCACGAGATTTTCTTGAAACTGCGCCAGACTATCGCTCCGGCAATGGCGCTCTGCAGCTGAATGGCGATCACTTAGTGTTCATTACTAAACCCGAAGCGACAGAGACTTATAAACACTGGTTATTATCTGTGACAAATACCAATCCACTGCCTCGTTATGATTATGTTTTTCCTAAAAGCTTAGAAAGCTATCAAGCTGGTACTCAGGTGCTTCAAGAAAAGAATGGCAACATATATCAATGCCTGGATGGTCAAGCCAGTGGTTACTGCAAGCAGTGGTCTGAATCTTCCAATCAGTATGAACCAGGTGTCGGACTGTACTGGGAGATGGCGTGGAAACTGGTTCCTTAG
- a CDS encoding diguanylate cyclase domain-containing protein codes for MPAPIKNFYWLSDTPPSSHLTDKVIYVRSVQELPEGFGGAACIAFSNQDTQKETLKAFYQQKLRWSWCLFSTEENTLTTCLTDGLFDENTAFDLWHNTQKKLSTASDIQALDPIIGWLGVNRERRITSLKNVSEPTIYQYPLIEFLYPELDSAYRYALSEQSRNILEKEHLIDRIRICSQCNSGHLNYVDVCPSCQSIDIESQSSLHCFTCGHVDDQQAFTRKGKLACPKCLTQLRHIGVDYDRPLENQKCHTCSNMFVEASTITQCMSCDSKVPVHELIERKIYQYKLGESGQYIYQHGKATQAPELSIKGKVEASYFVNLISWLNKVALRHNENHLILALYLPSIDHYGQQHGDTKLFALIEQITTRLSGLFRDTDICCQYKQDVLLVLMPKTHHSSLSAIQNKLSALSKLIEEDDFELNVFARSLPDHALNGEPESWLEALLREIYAV; via the coding sequence ATGCCCGCTCCCATTAAAAACTTTTACTGGCTCAGTGATACTCCACCTTCTAGCCATCTTACTGACAAAGTGATTTATGTTCGCTCGGTTCAGGAACTGCCTGAAGGTTTTGGTGGTGCGGCTTGTATTGCCTTTTCAAATCAAGACACTCAAAAGGAAACTCTAAAAGCATTCTATCAGCAAAAGCTGAGATGGAGTTGGTGCCTTTTTAGCACGGAAGAAAACACGCTAACAACTTGCTTAACCGACGGTTTGTTTGACGAAAATACAGCGTTCGATCTATGGCATAATACGCAAAAAAAGCTATCAACGGCATCAGATATTCAGGCTCTTGACCCTATCATTGGTTGGCTAGGAGTTAATCGTGAACGCCGAATTACTTCACTCAAAAATGTCAGCGAACCGACTATATATCAGTACCCTCTTATCGAATTTTTATATCCAGAGCTAGATTCCGCATACCGCTATGCTTTGTCTGAGCAGAGCCGTAATATCTTAGAAAAAGAGCACCTAATCGATCGAATTCGCATTTGCTCTCAGTGTAACAGTGGGCACTTAAACTATGTCGACGTGTGTCCAAGCTGCCAAAGCATAGACATCGAATCACAAAGCTCGCTGCACTGTTTTACCTGTGGGCATGTCGATGATCAACAAGCCTTTACTCGCAAAGGCAAATTAGCTTGCCCTAAATGCCTTACCCAGCTTCGACATATAGGGGTAGATTATGACCGTCCGTTGGAAAACCAGAAGTGCCACACTTGCTCAAATATGTTTGTCGAAGCGTCGACAATCACTCAATGTATGAGCTGCGATTCCAAAGTTCCTGTACATGAACTGATTGAAAGAAAGATCTACCAATACAAACTGGGTGAATCCGGTCAATACATCTACCAACATGGAAAAGCCACCCAAGCTCCTGAACTGTCCATCAAAGGCAAAGTCGAGGCTAGCTATTTTGTTAATTTGATCAGTTGGCTAAATAAAGTCGCGTTAAGGCATAATGAAAACCATTTGATCCTTGCACTTTATCTGCCCTCTATTGACCACTATGGTCAACAACATGGGGATACAAAACTCTTCGCTTTGATCGAGCAAATTACCACCCGTTTGAGCGGCTTGTTTCGAGATACCGATATCTGCTGTCAGTATAAGCAAGATGTGCTTTTAGTGCTCATGCCAAAAACTCACCACTCTAGCTTGTCAGCTATACAGAATAAGCTTTCCGCTCTGAGCAAACTCATTGAAGAAGACGATTTCGAACTAAATGTGTTTGCCAGAAGCCTACCTGACCACGCACTTAACGGGGAGCCTGAGTCTTGGTTAGAAGCTTTACTGAGAGAAATCTATGCTGTCTGA
- a CDS encoding glycosyltransferase family 2 protein encodes MLSDSLTLFDYFRGMLLHNQELWFLLFPLMIIIELPLYLLVLTGIFRWAYRAQVKEPQHFPAISFVITCYGEGEAIGITIDTLVEQIYPGSIEILAVVDGAVQNQATYQAAVEGVKRHAQVKNRKVRVIPKWQRGGRVSTLNAGLSIASGDIVINVDGDTSFDNDMACKMMTSFSSADVIASGGALRVRNHSQNILTKMQSLEYMLSMQAGKTGMANWGVLNNISGAFGAFRKSTLKQVGGWDTHTAEDLDLTMRLKQYKRRYPTNKLAFATHAIGHTDVPDTLKGLALQRLRWDGDLLFLFLRKHKDGLSPSLLGWGNFIFTITYGVIQNVLLPLLVVFFTLFIFYSYPTPFVLALTLMLYCVYLFLSLVIFIVYVGLVSERKKQDIKEMKWLPLYPIYQFFMRLITAFSMVNEVVRRSHEESSMAPWWVLKKGKRF; translated from the coding sequence ATGCTGTCTGATAGCCTGACGTTATTTGATTATTTCAGGGGAATGCTCTTACACAACCAAGAGCTGTGGTTTTTGCTTTTTCCCCTGATGATCATCATTGAACTCCCGCTTTATCTGCTAGTTCTCACTGGCATTTTTCGTTGGGCGTACCGTGCGCAAGTAAAGGAACCGCAACACTTTCCTGCCATTAGCTTTGTCATCACATGCTACGGAGAAGGGGAAGCCATCGGTATTACGATTGATACGCTCGTTGAGCAAATATACCCGGGTTCTATTGAGATCCTTGCCGTGGTTGATGGCGCAGTACAAAACCAAGCCACATATCAAGCCGCCGTTGAAGGCGTCAAACGCCATGCCCAAGTGAAGAATAGAAAAGTGCGTGTTATTCCCAAATGGCAGCGAGGAGGAAGAGTTTCTACCTTGAATGCGGGATTATCTATTGCCTCCGGTGACATAGTGATCAATGTTGACGGCGATACCTCTTTTGATAACGATATGGCCTGCAAAATGATGACATCATTTTCTTCAGCAGATGTCATTGCCAGTGGTGGTGCTTTACGAGTGAGGAATCACAGCCAGAATATCCTGACTAAAATGCAGTCTCTGGAGTACATGCTTTCGATGCAAGCGGGGAAAACCGGCATGGCTAATTGGGGTGTCCTCAACAATATTTCAGGTGCCTTTGGCGCGTTCAGAAAGAGTACTCTCAAACAGGTTGGCGGGTGGGATACTCATACTGCGGAAGACTTAGATTTAACCATGCGCCTCAAACAATATAAGCGCCGATACCCAACGAACAAGCTCGCCTTCGCCACACATGCTATTGGCCATACTGACGTACCAGACACCTTAAAGGGTTTGGCATTGCAAAGACTACGTTGGGATGGTGATTTGTTGTTCCTTTTTCTTCGTAAGCACAAAGATGGCTTGTCCCCTTCTCTGCTGGGGTGGGGAAACTTCATCTTTACCATCACATACGGGGTAATTCAGAACGTACTATTACCACTTTTGGTTGTTTTCTTCACTTTGTTTATTTTTTACAGCTACCCCACCCCCTTCGTTTTAGCACTTACGCTCATGTTGTATTGTGTTTATCTTTTCTTATCACTTGTCATTTTTATTGTGTATGTGGGCTTAGTGTCTGAGCGAAAAAAACAAGATATAAAAGAGATGAAATGGCTCCCTCTTTACCCGATTTACCAGTTTTTCATGCGGCTCATAACCGCTTTTTCAATGGTGAATGAGGTTGTCAGAAGAAGTCATGAAGAATCAAGTATGGCGCCTTGGTGGGTACTAAAGAAAGGTAAGAGATTTTAA